In Topomyia yanbarensis strain Yona2022 chromosome 2, ASM3024719v1, whole genome shotgun sequence, one DNA window encodes the following:
- the LOC131685649 gene encoding uncharacterized protein LOC131685649: MKFLALVTILVLGTVHSAPTDEEHVAGPKSSEAAEERIFDLSRKSRQLLGSSFGYSPYNNGFNQGIGSYPYSYNSLATGYSGYPSTGGYPYNGYGVGQYGGNGLYGNGLYSNGGLYSNGLGYGGANPFIGGYNSVLNNGAQPLYNDPYSPFANRGFFPGSPFYRRPY; the protein is encoded by the exons ATGAAGTTTCTAGCGTTGGTGACTATTTTAGTGCTGGGAACTGTACATAGTGCACCAACAGACGAAGAACATGTCGCTGGGCCGAAATCAAGCGAGGCGGCCGAAGAACGGATTTTCGATTTGAGCAGAAAATCTAGACAGTTGTTAG GTTCCAGCTTCGGTTACTCTCCCTACAACAACGGTTTCAATCAAGGAATCGGAAGCTATCCATACTCCTACAATTCCCTAGCGACGGGTTATTCCGGTTATCCGTCGACTGGTGGATATCCGTACAATGGATATGGTGTCGGTCAGTATGGCGGCAACGGATTATACGGAAATGGACTCTATTCAAACGGTGGATTGTATAGCAACGGATTGGGTTATGGTGGTGCAAATCCCTTCATCGGTGGATACAACTCAGTTCTTAATAATGGTGCACAACCGCTCTATAACGATCCTTACAGCCCATTCGCGAACAGGGGATTTTTTCCTGGATCACCCTTCTATAGACGACCTTATTGA